Proteins from a genomic interval of Trifolium pratense cultivar HEN17-A07 linkage group LG6, ARS_RC_1.1, whole genome shotgun sequence:
- the LOC123887990 gene encoding UDP-glycosyltransferase 73C1-like — MKSEDPKLHFVLFPMMAQGHMNPMMDIAKILSQHNNVNVTIVTTPQNASRFSSILARYLNIQVIQLQFPCKEFGLPEGCENLDMLPSLGIASNFFNATKFLQQEVDKLFEELTPSPTCIISDMCLPYTIHIARKFNIPRISFVGSSCFYLLIVHNLYVANMNEIMANKESEYFVLPGIPDKIEMTIAQAGIGYKGEAWKQFNDDVIEAEMGTYGIIMNSFEELEPTYAREYNKVKNDKVWCIGPVSLSNTDYLDKFQRGNDNKDSIDEWKHMKWLDSQKQGSVIYASLGSLCNITSTQMIELGLALEATKRPFIWVIGDGNQLEELKKWIYESGFEGRINGRGLVIKGWAPQLLILSHSATGGFLTHCGWNSTIEAICAGVPMVTWPLFADQFLNESFVVQILKVGVKIGVESPMKWGEEEQSSVIVKKEDIIRGIERLMDESSESEEIRKKIRELGEMAKKAIEKDGTSHSNFTLFIQDIIQKSKDMFEGTGTEELKEIAEKMYDAEINDKVCSVGKENC; from the coding sequence ATGAAATCCGAAGATCCAAAGCTCCACTTTGTGTTGTTTCCAATGATGGCACAAGGTCACATGAATCCCATGATGGACattgcaaaaatattgtcacaACATAACAATGTTAATGTTACAATAGTAACCACTCCACAAAATGCATCACGTTTCTCATCAATTCTAGCACGTTATCTTAACATTCAAGTAATCCAACTCCAATTTCCATGTAAAGAATTTGGATTACCAGAAGGGTGTGAGAATCTTGACATGTTACCTTCACTTGGCATAGCCTCAAACTTCTTCAATGCAACAAAATTTCTACAACAAGAAGTTGACAAGCTATTTGAAGAGTTAACACCATCACCAACATGCATAATTTCAGATATGTGTTTGCCATATACAATCCATATAGCTAGAAAATTCAATATTCCAAGAATTTCTTTTGTTGGATCAAGTTGCTTTTATCTCTTGATTGTGCATAATTTATATGTCGCGAATATGAATGAAATTATGGCTAATAAAGAATCTGAGTACTTTGTTTTACCTGGTATACCTGACAAAATCGAAATGACCATAGCTCAAGCAGGAATAGGATATAAGGGTGAAGCTTGGAAGCAATTTAATGATGATGTGATTGAAGCTGAAATGGGTACTTATGGGATAATCATGAATTCTTTTGAAGAATTGGAACCAACATATGCAAGGGAATATAACAAGGTAAAAAATGATAAGGTTTGGTGTATTGGTCCTGTTTCACTCAGTAACACTGATTATTTGGATAAGTTTCAAAGAGGTAATGACAATAAGGATTCAATTGATGAATGGAAGCACATGAAGTGGCTTGATTCTCAGAAACAAGGGAGTGTTATCTATGCAAGCCTTGGAAGTTTATgtaatataacatcaacacaaaTGATAGAGCTTGGTTTAGCATTAGAAGCTACAAAAAGACCTTTTATTTGGGTTATAGGAGATGGAAATCAATTAGAAGAGTTGAAAAAATGGATTTATGAAAGTGGATTTGAGGGGAGAATCAATGGTAGAGGCCTAGTAATTAAGGGTTGGGCACCTCAGTTATTGATATTGTCACATTCTGCAACTGGAGGATTCTTGACACATTGTGGATGGAATTCTACTATTGAAGCAATATGTGCCGGTGTTCCAATGGTTACATGGCCACTTTTTGCCGATCAATTTTTGAACGAAAGTTTTGTTGTGCAAATATTAAAAGTTGGTGTGAAAATTGGGGTGGAGAGTCCTATGAAATGGGGTGAGGAAGAACAAAGTAGTGTGATAGTGAAGAAGGAAGATATCATTAGAGGAATTGAAAGATTAATGGATGAGTCAAGTGAAAGTgaagaaataagaaaaaagaTTAGAGAGCTTGGTGAGATGGCTAAAAAGGCTATAGAAAAAGATGGAACTTCTCATTCTAATTTTACTTTGTTCATCCAAGATATCATACAAAAAAGTAAGGATATGTTTGAAGGAACAGGAACCGAGGAGTTGAAGGAAATTGCGGAGAAAATGTATGATGCTGAAATAAATGATAAGGTTTGTAGTGTTGGCAAAGAAAATTGTTGA